A DNA window from Linepithema humile isolate Giens D197 chromosome 6, Lhum_UNIL_v1.0, whole genome shotgun sequence contains the following coding sequences:
- the LOC137000478 gene encoding uncharacterized protein: MLKPTPTPKPTPTPTPTPSSTPTPTLTLTSTPTPIKYTRPNESSFRSTPLLSVAYDGWQPLRLWLRLRLRLRLRLWLRQGLPATVAAAATAGAYECGCGYGWARLHSYGPLYNSSLMLDISDLLKNGPAATPMSMIKFADASTPTPSPKRTPAPNAVVYANAKTYANAKAYANTNSYAIVNAHAHADANVNTNANKIYEA; this comes from the exons atgctaaaacctacgccaacgccaaagcctacgccaacaccaactcctacgccatcgtcaacgcccacgcccacgctgacgctaacgtcaacaccaacgccaataaaatatacgaggcctaacgaatcatctttcag atcaactccgctcttgtccgttgcgtatgatggatggcaaccgctacggctatggctacggctgcggctacggttacggctacggctatggctacggcaagggctgccggcaacggttgcggctgcggctacggctggtgcctacgaatgcggctgcggctacggttgggctaggctacatagctacgggccactctataattcgtcgctaatgctggacattagcgacttattgaagaatggccctgcggccacgcctatgtcaatgatcaagtttgcggacgcgtctacgcccacgccgtcgccaaagcgcacgccagcccccaacgccgtagtctacgctaatgctaaaacctacgccaacgccaaagcctacgccaacaccaactcctacgccatcgtcaacgcccacgcccacgctgacgctaacgtcaacaccaacgccaataaaatatacgaggcct